A genomic stretch from Canis lupus familiaris isolate Mischka breed German Shepherd chromosome 15, alternate assembly UU_Cfam_GSD_1.0, whole genome shotgun sequence includes:
- the ARHGEF40 gene encoding rho guanine nucleotide exchange factor 40 isoform X5, which yields MEPEPVEDCVQSTLAALYPPFEATAPTLLGQVFQVVERTYREDALRYTLDFLVPAKHLLAKVQQEACAQYSGFLFFHEGWPLCLHEQVVVQLAALPWQLLRPGDFYLQVVPSAAQAPRLALKCLAPGGGRVQELPVPNEACAYLFTPEWLQGINKDRPTGRLSTCLLSAPSGIQRLPWAELICPRFVHKGGLMVGHRPSTLPPKLPSGPPGLPSPPLPEEALGTRSPGDGHNAPAEGPEGEYVELLEVTLPVRGSPTDAQGSEGLPRTRTVPTRKGAGGKGRHRRHRAWMHQKGLGPRDQDGVRPPGEGSSTGTSPGSPPGAEALPEAAALEASESPAETLGEASESFPLRSGDLGGGAGQGAEGPPDTPRRTGKGNRRKKRAAGRGALSRGGDSAPLSPGDKDEASHQEVPVSLHPPNEHELPGCSLLEEEHGGSGKPEPELKEELKPADKKEPQPQEACGPLGEPATEKDPEGPSLASAAGPTGPEGLVSDPPPPPLETAQEVGGASVPEEASPVSISDDPDVAWDLMASGFLVLTGGVDQSGRALLTITPPGPPEEPPPSQHVLSTALRYLHSLLRPDLQILGLSVLLDLRKAPPLPPALIPVLSQLQDSGDPPLIQRLLVLTHDDPLTEPCGLQGAELLSESDLKRVAKPEELPWDLGGHREPSPSYWVETHQEVARLCRLCRGVLCSVRRAIEELEGAAEPAGEEAAGMLEPLQKVLADPRLTELQRDGGAILMRLRSTHSSKLEGPGPAAVYQEVDEAIHQLVRLSNLHVQRREQRQRLQRLQQVLQWLSGPGEEQLASFAVPGDSLSALQETELQFRAFSTEVQERLAQAREALALEEDAASQKVLDVFEQRLEQAESGLHRALRLQRFFQQAHEWVNEGAARLAGAGPGREAALAALALRRAPEPSAGSFQEMRALALDLGSPAALREWGRCRARCQELERRIQQQLGEEASPRGQRRRRADSASSGGAPRGPHSPAPSLSSLLLPGSPGPRAAPSHGSLAPCGEDCADDGPDPAAEAEAGPARPVLIRGLEVSSTEVVDRTCSPREHVLLGRAGGPEGPWGGGTPRMERKRSLSAQQRLVSELIACEQEYVAALSEPAPPPGPELTPDLRGTWAAALGARERLRSFHRTHFLRELQGCAAHPLRIGACFLRHGDQFSLYAQYVKHRHKLENGLAALGPPTKGSVESGPHLPRALEQPLEQLAQYGRLLEELLREAGPELSSERQALGAAVQLLREQETRGRDLLAVEAVRGCEI from the exons GAGCCCGAGCCAGTGGAGGACTGTGTGCAGAGCACGCTTGCCGCCCTGTACCCACCCTTCGAGGCGACAGCCCCCACGCTGTTGGGTCAGGTGTTCCAGGTGGTGGAGAGGACTTATCGGGAGGATGCGCTGAGGTACACGCTGGACTTCCTGGTGCCCGCCAAGCACCTGCTTGCCAAAGTCCAGCAGGAAGCCTGT GCCCAGTACAGCGGCTTCCTCTTCTTCCATGAGGGCTGGCCCCTCTGCCTGCACGAGCAGGTGGTGGTGCAGCTAGCAGCCCTGCCCTGGCAGCTGCTGCGCCCAGGAGACTTCTACCTGCAAGTGGTGCCCTCAGCAGCCCAAGCACCCCGCCTGGCGCTCAAGTGCCTGGCCCCGGGGGGTGGGCGGGTCCAGGAATTGCCAGTGCCCAATGAGGCCTGTGCCTACCTGTTCACACCCGAGTGGCTGCAAGGCATCAATAAGGACCGGCCAACAGGTCGCCTCAGCACTTGCCTACTCTCGGCGCCGTCCGGGATTCAGCGGCTGCCCTGGGCAGAACTCATCTGCCCGCGATTTGTGCATAAAGGCGGCCTCATGGTTGGACATCGGCCAAGCACACTGCCCCCCAAGCTGCCCTCTGgacccccagggctccccagcccTCCACTCCCTGAGGAGGCCCTGGGCACCCGGAGTCCTGGCGATGGACACAACGCCCCCGCTGAAGGACCTGAAGGCGAGTACGTGGAGCTGCTCGAGGTGACACTGCCGGTGCGGGGGAGCCCCACAGACGCCCAGGGCTCTGAGGGCCTCCCCAGGACCCGGACGGTACCCACCCGGAAGGGTGCTGGAGGGAAGGGCCGGCACAGGAGACACCGGGCCTGGATGCACCAGAAGGGCCTGGGGCCCCGGGACCAGGATGGGGTGCGCCCACCCGGTGAGGGAAGCAGCACGGGGACCTCCCCTGGGTCACCCCCAGGAGCCGAGGCTCTCCCAGAAGCAGCAGCTCTCGAGGCATCGGAATCTCCAGCAGAGACACTGGGGGAAGCCTCTGAATCTTTCCCCCTAAGGTCGGGGGacttgggaggaggggcaggccaGGGGGCCGAAGGACCCCCCGATACCCCTCGGAGAACAGGCAAAGGAAACCGGAGGAAGAAGCGTGCTGCAGGCAGAGGGGCTCTGAGCCGGGGAGGGGACAGTGCTCCACTGAGCCCTGGGGACAAGGACGAGGCCAGCCACCAGGAAGTCCCTGTCAGTCTGCACCCGCCAAATGAGCACGAGCTCCCAGGATGCAGCCTGCTTGAGGAGGAGCACGGAGGCTCAGGGAAGCCGGAGCCGGAGCTGAAAGAGGAACTCAAACCAGCAGACAAAAAAGAGCCTCAGCCCCAAGAAGCCTGCGGACCTCTAGGAGAGCCGGCCACAGAGAAAGATCCAGAGGGACCCAGCCTGGCAAGCGCGGCAG GACCCACAGGTCCAGAGGGGCTCGTGTCagacccaccaccaccacccctggaGACAGCGCAGGAAGTGGGAGGGGCCAGCGTCCCAGAAGAGGCCTCTCCGGTCTCCATCTCTGATGACCCGGATGTAGCTTGGGACTTGATGGCTTCTGGATTCCTGGTCCTGACTG GAGGGGTGGACCAGAGTGGGCGAGCTCTGCTGACCATTACCCCACCGGGCCCTCCTGAGGAGCCCCCACCCTCCCAACATGTGCTGAGCACTGCTCTTCGTTACCTCCACTCATTGCTCAG GCCTGATCTCCAGATACTGGGGCTGTCCGTCCTGCTGGACCTTCGGAAGGCACCCCCACTGCCTCCAGCCCTCATTCCTGTCCTAAGTCAACTTCAG GACTCAGGAGACCCTCCGCTCATTCAGCGACTGCTGGTTCTCACTCATGATGATCCTCTGACTGAACCCTGTGGGCTTCAG GGCGCTGAGTTGCTATCAGAGAGTGATCTGAAAAGAGTGGCCAAGCCAGAGGAGCTGCCGTGGGACTTGGGGGGCCACAGGGAACCCTCTCCCAGCTACTGGGTAGAGACACACCAG GAGGTGGCAAGGCTGTGCCGCCTGTGCCGAGGGGTGCTGTGCTCTGTGCGGCGAGCCATCGAGGAGCTGGAGGGAGCAGCCGAGCCAGCGGGAGAG GAGGCCGCGGGAATGCTCGAGCCCCTACAGAAGGTGCTGGCGGATCCACGGCTGACGGAGCTGCAGAGGGACGGGGGCGCCATCCTGATGAGGCTGCGATCCACCCACAGCAGCAA gCTGGAGGGCCCGGGCCCAGCTGCAGTGTACCAGGAGGTGGACGAGGCCATTCACCAGCTTGTGCGCCTCTCCAACCTGCACGTCCAGCGGCGGGAGCAGCGACAGCGCCTGCAGCGACTCCAGCAG GTGCTGCAGTGGCTCTCAGGCCCAGGGGAGGAGCAGCTGGCAAGTTTTGCTGTGCCTGGGGACTCCTTGTCGGCCTTGCAGGAGACGGAGCTACAGTTCAGGGCTTTCAGCACTGAGGTTCAG GAGCGCCTGGCGCAGGCCCGGGAGGCCCTGGCGCTGGAGGAGGACGCCGCCTCACAGAAGGTTCTGGATGTCTTTGAACAGCGGCTGGAGCAGGCTGAGAGCGGCCTCCATCGGGCCCTGCGGCTCCAGCGCTTTTTCCAGCAG GCGCACGAGTGGGTGAACGAGGGCGCGGCGCGCCTGGCGGGAGCAGGCCCCGGCAGGGAGGCGGCACTGGCCGCCCTGGCCCTGCGGCGGGCCCCGGAGCCGAGCGCTGGCTCCTTCCAGGAGATGCGGGCCCTGGCCTTGGACCTGGGCAGCCCCGCCGCCCTGCGCGAGTGGGGCCGCTGCCGGGCCCGCtgccaggagctggagaggaggaTCCAGCAGCAGCTGGGCGAGGAGGCGAGTCCGCGGGGCCAGCGGCGACGGCGGGCGGACAGCGCCAGCAGCGGGggcgccccccggggcccccacaGCCCGGCGCCCAGCCTcagctccctgctgctccccggCAGTCCGGGCCCACGCGCTGCCCCGTCCCACGGCTCCCTGGCGCCCTGCGGCGAGGACTGCGCGGATGATGGCCCGGACCCAGCTGCGGAGGCGGAGGCTGGGCCTGCGCGGCCGGTGCTCATCCGAGGCCTGGAGGTGAGCAGCACCGAGGTGGTAGACAGGACCTGCTCGCCCCGGGAGCACGTGCTGCTGGGCCGCGCCGGAGGCCCggaggggccctggggaggaggcaCCCCCCGCATGGAGCGCAAGCGGAGCCTCAG TGCCCAGCAGCGGCTGGTGTCAGAGCTGATTGCCTGTGAGCAGGAGTACGTGGCCGCCTTGAGCGAGCCAGCGCCACCCCCGGGCCCTGAGCTGACTCCTgacctgaggggcacctgggcggctgcCCTGGGCGCCCGCGAGAGGCTTCGCAGCTTCCACCGGACCCACTTCCTCCGGGAGCTTCAGGGCTGCGCGGCCCACCCCCTGCGCATCGGAGCCTGCTTCCTTCGCCAC GGGGACCAGTTCAGCCTTTACGCCCAGTACGTGAAGCACCGTCACAAGCTGGAGAACGGTTTGGCCGCGCTTGGCCCCCCGACCAAG GGCTCCGTGGAGAGTGGCCCTCACCTGCCCCGGGCCTTGGAGCAGCCCCTGGAGCAGCTGGCTCAGTACGGGCGACTGCTGGAGGAGCTCCTAAGGGAAGCTGGGCCTGAGCTCAGTTCGGAGCGCCAGGCTCTGGGGGCTGCAGTGCAGCTGCTCCGGGAACAGGAGACCCGTGGCAGGGACCTGCTGGCTGTGGAAGCAGTGCGTGGCTGCGAG ATCTGA
- the ARHGEF40 gene encoding rho guanine nucleotide exchange factor 40 isoform X1, which produces MEPEPVEDCVQSTLAALYPPFEATAPTLLGQVFQVVERTYREDALRYTLDFLVPAKHLLAKVQQEACAQYSGFLFFHEGWPLCLHEQVVVQLAALPWQLLRPGDFYLQVVPSAAQAPRLALKCLAPGGGRVQELPVPNEACAYLFTPEWLQGINKDRPTGRLSTCLLSAPSGIQRLPWAELICPRFVHKGGLMVGHRPSTLPPKLPSGPPGLPSPPLPEEALGTRSPGDGHNAPAEGPEGEYVELLEVTLPVRGSPTDAQGSEGLPRTRTVPTRKGAGGKGRHRRHRAWMHQKGLGPRDQDGVRPPGEGSSTGTSPGSPPGAEALPEAAALEASESPAETLGEASESFPLRSGDLGGGAGQGAEGPPDTPRRTGKGNRRKKRAAGRGALSRGGDSAPLSPGDKDEASHQEVPVSLHPPNEHELPGCSLLEEEHGGSGKPEPELKEELKPADKKEPQPQEACGPLGEPATEKDPEGPSLASAAGPTGPEGLVSDPPPPPLETAQEVGGASVPEEASPVSISDDPDVAWDLMASGFLVLTGGVDQSGRALLTITPPGPPEEPPPSQHVLSTALRYLHSLLRPDLQILGLSVLLDLRKAPPLPPALIPVLSQLQDSGDPPLIQRLLVLTHDDPLTEPCGLQGAELLSESDLKRVAKPEELPWDLGGHREPSPSYWVETHQEVARLCRLCRGVLCSVRRAIEELEGAAEPAGEEAAGMLEPLQKVLADPRLTELQRDGGAILMRLRSTHSSKLEGPGPAAVYQEVDEAIHQLVRLSNLHVQRREQRQRLQRLQQVLQWLSGPGEEQLASFAVPGDSLSALQETELQFRAFSTEVQERLAQAREALALEEDAASQKVLDVFEQRLEQAESGLHRALRLQRFFQQAHEWVNEGAARLAGAGPGREAALAALALRRAPEPSAGSFQEMRALALDLGSPAALREWGRCRARCQELERRIQQQLGEEASPRGQRRRRADSASSGGAPRGPHSPAPSLSSLLLPGSPGPRAAPSHGSLAPCGEDCADDGPDPAAEAEAGPARPVLIRGLEVSSTEVVDRTCSPREHVLLGRAGGPEGPWGGGTPRMERKRSLSAQQRLVSELIACEQEYVAALSEPAPPPGPELTPDLRGTWAAALGARERLRSFHRTHFLRELQGCAAHPLRIGACFLRHGDQFSLYAQYVKHRHKLENGLAALGPPTKGSVESGPHLPRALEQPLEQLAQYGRLLEELLREAGPELSSERQALGAAVQLLREQETRGRDLLAVEAVRGCETDLKEQGQLLHRDPFTVICGRKKCLRHVFLFEHLLLFSKLKGTEGGSETFVYKQAFKTADMGLTENIGDSGLCFELWFRRRRAREAYTLQAASPEIKLKWTSSIAQLLWRQAAHNKELRVQQMVSMGIGNKPFLDIKALGERTLSALLTGRAARTRASVAVSSFEHAGPSLPGLSPGACSLPARVEEEAWDLDVKQISLASPPAPETLDSSGDVSPGPRNSPSLQPPHPGSSTPTLASGGILGLSRQSHARALSDPTTPL; this is translated from the exons GAGCCCGAGCCAGTGGAGGACTGTGTGCAGAGCACGCTTGCCGCCCTGTACCCACCCTTCGAGGCGACAGCCCCCACGCTGTTGGGTCAGGTGTTCCAGGTGGTGGAGAGGACTTATCGGGAGGATGCGCTGAGGTACACGCTGGACTTCCTGGTGCCCGCCAAGCACCTGCTTGCCAAAGTCCAGCAGGAAGCCTGT GCCCAGTACAGCGGCTTCCTCTTCTTCCATGAGGGCTGGCCCCTCTGCCTGCACGAGCAGGTGGTGGTGCAGCTAGCAGCCCTGCCCTGGCAGCTGCTGCGCCCAGGAGACTTCTACCTGCAAGTGGTGCCCTCAGCAGCCCAAGCACCCCGCCTGGCGCTCAAGTGCCTGGCCCCGGGGGGTGGGCGGGTCCAGGAATTGCCAGTGCCCAATGAGGCCTGTGCCTACCTGTTCACACCCGAGTGGCTGCAAGGCATCAATAAGGACCGGCCAACAGGTCGCCTCAGCACTTGCCTACTCTCGGCGCCGTCCGGGATTCAGCGGCTGCCCTGGGCAGAACTCATCTGCCCGCGATTTGTGCATAAAGGCGGCCTCATGGTTGGACATCGGCCAAGCACACTGCCCCCCAAGCTGCCCTCTGgacccccagggctccccagcccTCCACTCCCTGAGGAGGCCCTGGGCACCCGGAGTCCTGGCGATGGACACAACGCCCCCGCTGAAGGACCTGAAGGCGAGTACGTGGAGCTGCTCGAGGTGACACTGCCGGTGCGGGGGAGCCCCACAGACGCCCAGGGCTCTGAGGGCCTCCCCAGGACCCGGACGGTACCCACCCGGAAGGGTGCTGGAGGGAAGGGCCGGCACAGGAGACACCGGGCCTGGATGCACCAGAAGGGCCTGGGGCCCCGGGACCAGGATGGGGTGCGCCCACCCGGTGAGGGAAGCAGCACGGGGACCTCCCCTGGGTCACCCCCAGGAGCCGAGGCTCTCCCAGAAGCAGCAGCTCTCGAGGCATCGGAATCTCCAGCAGAGACACTGGGGGAAGCCTCTGAATCTTTCCCCCTAAGGTCGGGGGacttgggaggaggggcaggccaGGGGGCCGAAGGACCCCCCGATACCCCTCGGAGAACAGGCAAAGGAAACCGGAGGAAGAAGCGTGCTGCAGGCAGAGGGGCTCTGAGCCGGGGAGGGGACAGTGCTCCACTGAGCCCTGGGGACAAGGACGAGGCCAGCCACCAGGAAGTCCCTGTCAGTCTGCACCCGCCAAATGAGCACGAGCTCCCAGGATGCAGCCTGCTTGAGGAGGAGCACGGAGGCTCAGGGAAGCCGGAGCCGGAGCTGAAAGAGGAACTCAAACCAGCAGACAAAAAAGAGCCTCAGCCCCAAGAAGCCTGCGGACCTCTAGGAGAGCCGGCCACAGAGAAAGATCCAGAGGGACCCAGCCTGGCAAGCGCGGCAG GACCCACAGGTCCAGAGGGGCTCGTGTCagacccaccaccaccacccctggaGACAGCGCAGGAAGTGGGAGGGGCCAGCGTCCCAGAAGAGGCCTCTCCGGTCTCCATCTCTGATGACCCGGATGTAGCTTGGGACTTGATGGCTTCTGGATTCCTGGTCCTGACTG GAGGGGTGGACCAGAGTGGGCGAGCTCTGCTGACCATTACCCCACCGGGCCCTCCTGAGGAGCCCCCACCCTCCCAACATGTGCTGAGCACTGCTCTTCGTTACCTCCACTCATTGCTCAG GCCTGATCTCCAGATACTGGGGCTGTCCGTCCTGCTGGACCTTCGGAAGGCACCCCCACTGCCTCCAGCCCTCATTCCTGTCCTAAGTCAACTTCAG GACTCAGGAGACCCTCCGCTCATTCAGCGACTGCTGGTTCTCACTCATGATGATCCTCTGACTGAACCCTGTGGGCTTCAG GGCGCTGAGTTGCTATCAGAGAGTGATCTGAAAAGAGTGGCCAAGCCAGAGGAGCTGCCGTGGGACTTGGGGGGCCACAGGGAACCCTCTCCCAGCTACTGGGTAGAGACACACCAG GAGGTGGCAAGGCTGTGCCGCCTGTGCCGAGGGGTGCTGTGCTCTGTGCGGCGAGCCATCGAGGAGCTGGAGGGAGCAGCCGAGCCAGCGGGAGAG GAGGCCGCGGGAATGCTCGAGCCCCTACAGAAGGTGCTGGCGGATCCACGGCTGACGGAGCTGCAGAGGGACGGGGGCGCCATCCTGATGAGGCTGCGATCCACCCACAGCAGCAA gCTGGAGGGCCCGGGCCCAGCTGCAGTGTACCAGGAGGTGGACGAGGCCATTCACCAGCTTGTGCGCCTCTCCAACCTGCACGTCCAGCGGCGGGAGCAGCGACAGCGCCTGCAGCGACTCCAGCAG GTGCTGCAGTGGCTCTCAGGCCCAGGGGAGGAGCAGCTGGCAAGTTTTGCTGTGCCTGGGGACTCCTTGTCGGCCTTGCAGGAGACGGAGCTACAGTTCAGGGCTTTCAGCACTGAGGTTCAG GAGCGCCTGGCGCAGGCCCGGGAGGCCCTGGCGCTGGAGGAGGACGCCGCCTCACAGAAGGTTCTGGATGTCTTTGAACAGCGGCTGGAGCAGGCTGAGAGCGGCCTCCATCGGGCCCTGCGGCTCCAGCGCTTTTTCCAGCAG GCGCACGAGTGGGTGAACGAGGGCGCGGCGCGCCTGGCGGGAGCAGGCCCCGGCAGGGAGGCGGCACTGGCCGCCCTGGCCCTGCGGCGGGCCCCGGAGCCGAGCGCTGGCTCCTTCCAGGAGATGCGGGCCCTGGCCTTGGACCTGGGCAGCCCCGCCGCCCTGCGCGAGTGGGGCCGCTGCCGGGCCCGCtgccaggagctggagaggaggaTCCAGCAGCAGCTGGGCGAGGAGGCGAGTCCGCGGGGCCAGCGGCGACGGCGGGCGGACAGCGCCAGCAGCGGGggcgccccccggggcccccacaGCCCGGCGCCCAGCCTcagctccctgctgctccccggCAGTCCGGGCCCACGCGCTGCCCCGTCCCACGGCTCCCTGGCGCCCTGCGGCGAGGACTGCGCGGATGATGGCCCGGACCCAGCTGCGGAGGCGGAGGCTGGGCCTGCGCGGCCGGTGCTCATCCGAGGCCTGGAGGTGAGCAGCACCGAGGTGGTAGACAGGACCTGCTCGCCCCGGGAGCACGTGCTGCTGGGCCGCGCCGGAGGCCCggaggggccctggggaggaggcaCCCCCCGCATGGAGCGCAAGCGGAGCCTCAG TGCCCAGCAGCGGCTGGTGTCAGAGCTGATTGCCTGTGAGCAGGAGTACGTGGCCGCCTTGAGCGAGCCAGCGCCACCCCCGGGCCCTGAGCTGACTCCTgacctgaggggcacctgggcggctgcCCTGGGCGCCCGCGAGAGGCTTCGCAGCTTCCACCGGACCCACTTCCTCCGGGAGCTTCAGGGCTGCGCGGCCCACCCCCTGCGCATCGGAGCCTGCTTCCTTCGCCAC GGGGACCAGTTCAGCCTTTACGCCCAGTACGTGAAGCACCGTCACAAGCTGGAGAACGGTTTGGCCGCGCTTGGCCCCCCGACCAAG GGCTCCGTGGAGAGTGGCCCTCACCTGCCCCGGGCCTTGGAGCAGCCCCTGGAGCAGCTGGCTCAGTACGGGCGACTGCTGGAGGAGCTCCTAAGGGAAGCTGGGCCTGAGCTCAGTTCGGAGCGCCAGGCTCTGGGGGCTGCAGTGCAGCTGCTCCGGGAACAGGAGACCCGTGGCAGGGACCTGCTGGCTGTGGAAGCAGTGCGTGGCTGCGAG acAGATCTGAAGGAGCAGGGCCAGCTCCTACACCGGGACCCCTTCACCGTCATCTGTGGCCGAAAGAAGTGTCTTCGCCATGTCTTTCTCTTTGAGCATCTCCTCCTGTTCAGCAAACTCAAGGGTACTGAAGGGGGATCAGAGACCTTTGTTTACAAGCAGGCCTTTAAG ACTGCTGACATGGGGCTCACAGAAAACATCGGGGACAGCGGGCTCTGCTTTGAGCTGTGGTTTCGGCGGCGGCGTGCACGAGAAGCATACACTCTGCAGGCAGCCTCCCCGGAGATCAAACTCAAGTGGACCAGTTCCATTGCCCAGCTGCTTTGGAGACAGGCGGCTCACAACAAGG AGCTCCGAGTGCAGCAGATGGTCTCCATGGGCATTGGGAATAAACCCTTCCTGGACATCAAAGCCCTTGGGGAGCGGACGCTCAGTGCCTTGCTCACTGGAAGAG CCGCCCGCACCCGGGCTTCCGTGGCCGTGTCATCCTTTGAGCATGCCGGCCCTTCCCTTCCCGGCCTCTCACCGGGAgcctgctccctgcctgcccGCGTCGAGGAGGAGGCCTGGGATCTGGACGTCAAGCAAATTTCCCTGG CTTCCCCTCCAGCCCCAGAAACACTTGACTCTTCTGGAGATGTGTCCCCAGGACCAAGAAACAGTCCCAGCCTGCAACCCCCCCACCCTGGGAGCAGCACTCCCACTCTGGCCAGTGGAGGGATCTTAGGGCTGTCCCGGCAG AGTCATGCCCGAGCCCTGAGTGACCCCACCACTCCTCTGTGA